CAGATTTTGGCAAAGTTTCATTTATAGCCTTTAACCCTCTTTTACTTAGGCAGCCATAGGTGTTAAAATGACACAACTGAACTTACTCTTTCaggacaggcagcagaaatgctgttttctgcttttttaactCAAACTCTTTCTGTTTTAATGCCACTCAGGACCAGTTGCAGTCGTGGATTCGGGGAAATGTGAGCATCTGCCCCAGATCACTTTTCATTTTTGATGAAATGGATAAAATGCATGCAGGGCTCATTGATGCCATCAAGCCATTCCTGGATTACTATGAGCTTCTGGATGGGGTGTCTTACAGACAATCCATCTTCATCTTCCTCAGGTAAGAAGTGGCTTCTCAGGTTTGTTGTTCTGTACCCTTTTTACCTGCAgccacaacattttttttttttttttcttcacttagcAATGCAGGAGCTGAAAAGATAACAGAGGTGGCACTGGACTTCTGGAGAAATGGGAGGACAAGGGAAGATATAAAGCTCCCAGATGTGCAAAATGCACTGTCTGTGTCAGTCTTCAACAATAAAAACAGTGAGTAAAACTGTGATTGCTTTTGAGGTGATGGGctgcatttttacagctgtGGTTTCTACTTGATGTGGCCTCCAGTTTTCAGCCATGATGCAGTTTGGGAGCCTGGAGGTGGCTTTTTGGGATTAAAGTGAAGGAGCCCTGTGTGCACCTTGGCTGCCAGCATGTTTGCTGCCTGTTGGACTGAGTAGGCTGGGGGAAGTCTGCCCTGTGTCCTTATTGACAAACTAATGGGGTAAagggaaagcaaacagaaatccCAACAGTAGAAGGTTAGGTACTGCAGGACCTGAAAAATCTTTAACCAAGAAGCTTTATTAAAGAGAAGCCACATCCTTGGCCCCCAGTCCACTTAACCTGTCTTGTTCTCTGTTAAAAGCTTTCAGGCATCTATTTAGGAGCAACAAGCTGACTTTCCTGCTGTGGACAGTCCAGTTTTTCCTAGGTTTCCTCACCTAGCTCTTGAAAAAGGGTTTTAACATAAATATGCCCTAAAATAAGCATTGGAAGCAAACTTACTGTAGTTTGCAAactccaaaagcaaaaaagctgtTTTGGGAAGGCtgatggagagaaaaatctgttcttttctaggtgacagaagggaaaatatgAGATTAGCACCTGGGGAGCAAGGCTTCAGTGCATTCAGCCAGAATTCATTCATTCAGTTCCAACAGACCACAGATGTTTCTGTCCAAAACTTAAAGCACAAAATACTGGGAGAAGTGACTTGTATTTGGGTTTATTTATATTTGGACTCCTGCATTATAGGGCACTAAAACCAGAGGTGAATTCTTACAGGTAGTGTTTAACTGGaggaatttccttttctttccttttgtagGTGGCTTTTGGCACAGCACCTTGATTGACAGAAATCTCATTGACTACTTTGTTCCCTTCCTGCCCCTGGAATACAAACATGTGAAAATGTGTGTCAGGGTTGAGATTGAGTCACGTGGCTATACTGTGGATGAGGACATTTTAAGCAGAATAGCAGATGAAATGACCTACTTTCCCAGAGAGGAGAGAATTTATTCAGATAAAGGATGTAAAACTGTGGACTCAAAGCTGGATTATTACTATGACTTCTAATGCTTCATTGCTACAACCTGCACAGAAGCCAATTTAACTTAATCACAAAGTGGAGAACCCGggacatttcatttttaagcactttttaaagaacagaacagtattttttttttaactggtgtGTAAATaagcagcagtgcctctgcaTTTTCATTCTGTCAGTAATCATGGCTCCTGAGTACTTCATCCTTGTGTTGCCAAGGTAAGAACAAACTCTGCTCTGAAGATGGGGGGTCTGTGACAGAACTGAAGACTCCTCTTGGATCAGGTGTCAATCCAGTTTGGTGGACTGTTGACACATACAGAAGGACTGAGACCTGATTTTAACTGAATTTTGGTTTGATGTGGATGATCTCTAGACAATAGAATTTTAATCAAGTTCCTGTGTCTCTGAAAGTCTTCATTGGGCTTGTGGGGTTGTTCCTCTCATTGCATTAAAAATAGGATATGTCTTTTCTCTTTGAATAGCTTGGTTCCAGTAAACATAAGGGGaggaatttaatttaaaaaatctggaGTCTTTTGTCCCAGCATCATGCAGTACCATTGTCTTTCTCAAAACAGTGGTTTTAATGAGCCTCCTGCAGGCCAAAGCAAGAAAGTGAAACTCTCAAGTGTGAGAGAGCAGACTTAATATTACAAGGAAGTGAGTTAAAATCCTTAACTGCCCCATCAAGGTGGTTGATTCCTGTTTGGGGAGTTTTTTAGGTACAGCACTGCTCACAGTGTGCTCTGCCAGCTGTGATCTCAGGAGGGAGGGCAGTGTGTAAGGAAACATGTATAGGTAAAATTTTACTccaaggaaatggaaaaaggtTTTCTCCTGTTCACTTACATGTTGAATTTAGGGGCCAGctttcaggattttttcctttttcatcctCACATAATACTGCATGCTTTGATGTAGGGATGAGGACAGATCCAaagacatttggaaaaaaaaatagtgaagttGTGTCAACTGAAGTCACTGCTAAGAGTGTCAGACTTGTCTCTAAATGTGAGCACTGCAGAGGCTTTTTTCACTCCAGTTTCTATTCAAAATAAACTTTCCTCATCAGAAATGTATTCATTAGCTACCTCCTGGTGTTCTTTGCATTGAGTGATTTGATGTTGATTTTGCACAAACTGACTCCTTGTTGAGGAAGAGCATCCTGCTTCTGCCTGGAGTGTTGAATACAGGTCTCTCCTTTCTTGAATCCAAAGGGAATAGATCTGGGGAAGAGGTTTGACTCTTTACTGCCTGGTGAAAGTGAAACAAATGAAGTTTAGAGTGGAAACTGCATTTCTGGACCATCAGTACTAATGACACTTTTTACAGCTTTTATAGAGGTGGATTTTCTAGGTCTGTTTGTGCTGAACAGGTATCATAAAGATGAACTTCTGACCACCCCCATTTTCAGTGGCAGCATCTTGAagttttctctgcaaaaaaagGGTCAGTAAGACTTCAGCTGTCCAGTTCTGCTCTGAGGTTGTGTAATATGCaaattatcagtcctagaaTTTGTCAGTAAATGAACTCTTTGAACTCAGGTATTTATCTGTCCCTTTGACCTCCTGATTATAGCAACTGGCTGGCTAATGGAAATTAGCAGACACAAAAAGGATAAATTTGTACTGTTATCTGATACATTCCAGGGAAGAGAAACAGTTCAGCCAAGCAATCTTGTGGCTTTTCCAGCATTAATTACACTCTCAGTCCTGCTTTATGTGCCATTGCACATTGGTACTAAGTATTTAATTATATCACAGCCCTGGCTGGCTGGAAGCTTCCTCCAGGGGGTGTAGAAATGCTGTTCAAAGGGTGGAGGCTGCCTGTTTATTCAGTCTTTAGACCTTGAAAGCTTCAGAGGTGGCCTAGGAGCATCTTTTTCTGGGTGTAAGAAATGTGTGTTCCTGAAATCACTCCTGGCCTTGCTCCTGGCATTGTTCCTCCCCTTTAGACTGCAGGGTTTCAAAGCTGAGCCCCTCACTCTGCCTTTCTTGCTGTGACCAGGTGATTTGGGCTGTTATTCTTTTTTATAGCCCACTTGAAACTGGATCAGACAACTGATGGGGGAAACAGGTCCTTGGCCAGCTGAGTGGAGCTCAACAGTGAGCCTGGAGTCTTTGTTCTTACCAAAGTCCACTCCAAGCCACAGCTCCTTTAATTCAGCCTCTTCCTGCAGGGAACAGCCCAAGATCTCATTCTGTGCTCATAAAATCAGAGGTTAGGGCTCAACTGCAGTGATGTTTGGAGTGCTGCTTctgatggaaagcagcagcctggccctgggggTTCCTCTGCCTGTCACCCAGGGCCAAACcactgagctgtgtgtgtgtgatgagCAGCACAACCTGCACTCTGGCAGGAGTTCCCCTGTGCTGCAAGGAGGCACATGGTTCACAACAGCCTCAGCAACTGACTGGTGAGTGAGGTGTGAGCTGTGGCCAACAGCTGGACCTCACTTGGATCAAGCTGTTCTTTACACACTGgcttttattggttttttttcttccagcattaGGGAGGCTGCAGATGCTCTGGCCCATGGAGATAAAAGGAAAGGCTTTGCCAGTTAGAGGTGAAGAGCTGCCTTCAGTGACAGCTTCCCAGACACAGCACAGAGGTGAACAAGGTACCTGAGGTTTATTtgtcctgcagtgcctggcAGGAGGTACCTGTTAATGACCATGAAGTAGAGATAATTAAGGTTTTTTCATAGGTGTTTGGTTCTACTGAGCTGTAATTTAACTGCTGAATGCCTTACTGTGTTGTTGGGTGATTTAACATCCTTTCATATCAACAGGCCACTTAATCTGCTTATCTATTGTCACAAAcaaatttttaagaataaaaacagCTTAGCAGAAAGCTGCAGTGCAGCTGCCTCACTAGAACTGCACAACCTACTCCTTTCCTATAGCTGAAAATGATAAAACCAAGAGAGAAAAGTGACTTAAGATTTATTCCAGCCGTGGTACAGTAGGAATATTTAGTGTGTCAAAATGGCAGAGTGACTCAAACTGGCTGCAGCATTTACACCTATGAATGAGATGGTTAATTGGCAAAGTGTTATCCAGGAAAAGCATCAGTCCAATGTCCCAAGGTTAATGGGTAGCTCGTGTTTGGCTCTGGAGATTGCATCAGTGTGAAGTTGGCCACCATTTGCCAAATTCCACACAGGGCTGTAAAAGGCAACTTGACACTTTAAATTTAGAGCTTACCATACAAATGCTGAGCTCTCTTGTAATTTGAACTAACATGATATACTCAATAATAGTGTTGAGTTCTAGAGCTTTAAGTACAAAAGGGAGTAGATGCTGCAGCACAAAAATAGCCCAACCCCTCAcaccaattttaaaaaaacactacaGCCAACAAGTAACAGGCACTTCAGTCTTGCACTACATACTTTGATGGATAGTAAAAGAGTTAAACTTGCAATACAGTTTTAAAGCCCAGCCTTACCCAGTGGATGAAGGTTAAATCATCTTTCCCAGCTTTTCTAACCCATCATTCACCCTCCCACACAGTCCTTAAAACCCACTACTATAAAACACACTTATCTAGAGAGTTACAGGATTGTTGATTGTTCCCATACTCCCTTCTCTGTGGCCCTCTAGAAAGATCTTTGTATTGCTGTTGCTTACACTTCAGTATAAAAATACactattaaaaataacttctgctATCAAAGGTGAAGATTGCATTACCCACTCCAGATCCCTTGGATGGATCCTTCTGCTTAAGACAAACACCCTGGAGTTACCACACAAATTCACTTAGCCTCCTAAGTCagaagaacatttaaaaaaatatatttttccccctcaccctttccctgctatTTAGTAACAGATTTCACTGTGCTCCTCATCATGGCTTTCCCTGTGACTGTAGCAGATGTGATTATGATGCCACAGCTCAGACATAAAATTAGAATCATGTCCTTCTGTCCCTGAATAGCTGATGCTTGGCTGTAAAACAAGGATACTTCACagtctgctgctctgctctgattTGTGGGGAAAGAGGAGTACTTAATAATCCCAGCACTTGCAGGAATAAACTGGGAGAGGCTGTACCCAATGGTACATATGTGACCCATTCAGAAATTCTCTATATATCAAAATAAGGCTAAAAGAGTAAGATTTGGATACCAGCCACTTCAGAGATGAACAGTGGGatgttaaattaaaagaaaaaaaaacttaaaagccCACACAGCTCACTCTGGTATTTTCAACATAGTCTCtgcaacagtaaaaaaaaacaacaacttgaGTGCAAATACACAGAATTCCAAAAGCTCTGGAGACTTGAAGGGTGATCAGCCCTCAGCTTGGTTATTGCTCATGGCAATGTCCTCCTGAATATCCAGCTTGGCCTGGACTGTCTTGCAACCTTTATCAGAGTAGATTTTCTGATCCTTTGGAAAAAATGTCATCTCATCAGCCACTGCTTGAACAATCTTCTCATCAACAGCATGGCCACGGGCTGTCATTTCAGCCCTGACACACATCTTCACATGCTTGTGCTCCAGGGGTAGGAAAGGGACAAAGTAGTCAATGAGGTTCCTGTCAATGAGGCTGCTGTGCCACAGTCCACCTGGGGGAGTTGggaaaaagaccaaaaagagGGCAGGGTCAAGAGATGAATCCTGGTATTACTAAGTAAAAGGGATTTCCCATTTTCCAGGGAAAATTACTTACTGTTCTTGTTATTGAAGACTCCCACAGACAGCATGGGCTCCAGGTCTTTCAGCTGAATCTCTTCCCTACTCTTTCCACTTGTCCAGAAGTCAAGAGCTGCTTTATTAATTAAGTCACCCCCTGCATTGCtgttcataaaagaaaaatgcatagTGGTGAACAGAGACAAAAGCTgagccaggatttttttttttttatagctggtTACACATATTGCTAATCCTTATATCAAATAAATCACCAAATCAGAAACCcaaaaggcaaaattttcaGTCTCCAGTTCTTTAAATTGCCCTCAGTGTGTGATGGGCTGACCCTGGCTCTCAGCCAAGCACCTGCACAGCCACTTGCTCGTTCCCTCCCACTTCAGGGGGATGAAagggaaaaccaggaaaaacaaaagtgaGAAGACTTGTGAGTTGAGATAAAGAGTTTAACGGGTAAtgataagagaaagaaaaacccaaggAGGGCTAAAGAAATCCCCCCCCAGTCAGACCAAAGACCCTTGGAAGCTCAAACCTCCATTTTTTGTCTACCTCAGTTTTTATCGCTGAGCAGGACATTATTGAATTATTCACTTAAATACTGAATTTGAGTACTGAATACTCCCCTGGACAGTCCAGCTCAGTTGTGTCCCCTCCCATCTTCTTGCACAACAACCCAACCTCCTCACTGCATGGGAAAGAGGTGGCCTTGATGCAAGCAGCACCCAGCGACAGCCAAAACACCAGCgtgttatcaacactgttttaaTTGACTGAAATGACTGAAATAGCTGCTACAAACCTGAGGAAGATGAAGATGGCTTTCCTGTAGGATACCCCATCCACCTGCTCATAATAGTCTAAGAAGGGCTTGATGGCATCCATGAGGCCTGGGTGCATTTTGTCCATCTCATCAAAAATGAAGACAGAGTAGGGGCAGGCGCTGACGTTGCCCCGAATCCAGTTCTGCAGTTGCTCCTGGAACAAGAAGTTGAAACCCACTGCAGCATTAGGGTCTCTGCAAAGTATTTGGCAGCCTCCAGGAACACCCTTTCAAATATCAGCATCGTGCACTCGCTTTTGCCTGAAGACAGGACCATAAATTCTGTAGCTGATCCTTTTAACGTGTGACACTGGATTTaaaggtgaatttttttcctgctcacaAACAAGACTCTCATTCTTTCTGCTTAGTGtatggaaaaggcagaaaaaatagGCTGAGAGGGGGAATCTGggagaaaacttttttttttgttgtttttaaaatacaccagTGTTTCCTCTTTCATACAGAAACCACATCTATCAGAACATGAGTTTTGGGTatctttaaataataaaacatgaAGATCAGAATTCTGCAATGTCAGGGAATGAAGTCACTGGAAAAGTCTCTCCTGCAGGCTACACTTTCTCGTTGTGTAGTGCAAGGTGGGTTGACTGGACCCAGCAACCAGGCATCCCAAAAGGATGGGGGAGAAaggacaaggaataaaaatgagaataGGGTCAAGATAAAGACAGCTTGGCAGGTGATGGAAAGAGGGAAAACCCAAGAATCATTCACCCCCTGACATTGCAGACCAAGCCAaacctttcccccccttttttttctttttttcaccccaGTTTTTATTGCTGGACATCACAGTATATAGTGCAGAGTATCCTTAGGTCAGGAGGCTCTGTCCCAGTTGTGTCCCTCTCCCTATCTCTTGTCCCCTCCAGCCTGCTTCCTACATGTGGGGAGGGCCAGCAAGTTCTGAGGCTGTgtgagcagagctcagcaacAGCCACAACACCCACAGGGTACCGAGGTTATCAGCACTGCTTGGGCCACACACACCAAACAAAGCAGGAACCAGAAACCTCCTTTCATCCCAGCCAACCACCCCCTGCAGCTCTAAGGCCAGGATTCTTCCCACCTGTAATCAGCAGATGGCATCAGGATGAGGACAGCACCGGGAAACAACTCACTCTCACTTTGGCTTTCCTGGCGTTTTGGTGCCTTTCACTTTCTGTTCCTatttccctccccacctctccGGAGCACCCCGAGTCCTCAGCTCTCAGGaggacccccccaaaccccttccacCTTGTGTCCCTCCTCACCTTGTACTCCTTGACCTGCTCCTGGTGGGGGAAATGCAGGGTggaccccccaaaccccttccccttTGTGTGTCCCTCCTCACCTTGTACTCCTTGACCTGCTCCTGGTGGGGGAAATGCAAGGTggaccccccaaaccccttccccctTGTGTCCTTCCTGACCTGCTCCTGGTGGGGGAAATGCAGGGTGggccccccaaaccccttccccctTGTGTCCCTCCTCACCTTGTACTCCTTGACCTGCTCCTGGTGGGGGAAATGCAGGGTGGACCCCCCAAGCCCCTTCCCCCTTGTGTCCCTCCTGATCTGCTCCTGGTGGGGGAAATGCAGGGTggaccccccaaaccccttccccctTGTGTCCCTCCTGACCTGCTCCTGATGGGGGAAATGCAGGGTGggccccccaaaccccttccccttGTTTGTCCCTCCTCACCTTGTACTCCTTGACCTGCTCCTGATGGGGGAAATGCAGGGTGGCCAGGAAGAGATGGACGAACTTGCTGCTCAGGCCCGCGGGGTGGACGTGTTCCGCCAGGATCTGACTGAGGAAGTTCTTGCCGGTTCCGGCCCAGCCGTGGAGCGAGAGGGTCAGCGGTTTCTTGGGGCTCGGGTTGGTGTTGAAGCCCGTCACCGCCTTCAGCACCACGTCCTTGGCCAGATGTTGCCCAAAGAGCTTGGCATCCAGCTGTGCCTTCAGCGCTGCGGGCAGAGGGAGAGCTCGGTGTCACACGGCCACCGACGGGGCCGGTTAGTGGCCACGCACCAGATGAGGTGGCCACGGCTGTTGTTAACGTGCCACGGTCACCAATGGGTGACCGCACAC
The nucleotide sequence above comes from Heliangelus exortis chromosome 22, bHelExo1.hap1, whole genome shotgun sequence. Encoded proteins:
- the LOC139806375 gene encoding torsin-1A-like — encoded protein: MKLLRAALGLALLPLLRPASAVEPISLGLAIAGAAASAITGIISYPRLYCYFRECCLQLHDRRAAAALQENLDKKLFGQHLVKKVVVKAVKGFLNNSNAKKPLALSLHGWTGTGKNFVSKIIAESIYKRGLQSKYVHQFVATLHFPHAQEINTYKDQLQSWIRGNVSICPRSLFIFDEMDKMHAGLIDAIKPFLDYYELLDGVSYRQSIFIFLSNAGAEKITEVALDFWRNGRTREDIKLPDVQNALSVSVFNNKNSGFWHSTLIDRNLIDYFVPFLPLEYKHVKMCVRVEIESRGYTVDEDILSRIADEMTYFPREERIYSDKGCKTVDSKLDYYYDF
- the LOC139806376 gene encoding torsin-1B-like, which encodes MPRVLGLLWLLLPGLAALEPLSVGLAIGVASALTGYLSSNPRFYCRYVECCPGAGHRLNAAALKAQLDAKLFGQHLAKDVVLKAVTGFNTNPSPKKPLTLSLHGWAGTGKNFLSQILAEHVHPAGLSSKFVHLFLATLHFPHQEQVKEYKEQLQNWIRGNVSACPYSVFIFDEMDKMHPGLMDAIKPFLDYYEQVDGVSYRKAIFIFLSNAGGDLINKAALDFWTSGKSREEIQLKDLEPMLSVGVFNNKNSGLWHSSLIDRNLIDYFVPFLPLEHKHVKMCVRAEMTARGHAVDEKIVQAVADEMTFFPKDQKIYSDKGCKTVQAKLDIQEDIAMSNNQAEG